One window of Cyanobacteriota bacterium genomic DNA carries:
- a CDS encoding biotin transporter BioY: MQSISKIIFCYALLCLSNFVELPFWAFSGDSLVVYDYRLLYITCFILSLAFKNNYAFIASCLYIISGLAGLPIFAFGGGIEYIFEPSFGYILGLLVISLLAFYSKIHIPEIGVRTFRDKSILPLMSIVFAHALGLIYLLGTQRLDLDHFASMTLYQIFYDLFIAHLVIIIL, from the coding sequence ATGCAAAGCATAAGCAAAATCATATTTTGTTACGCCTTACTCTGCCTCAGCAACTTCGTTGAGCTGCCGTTTTGGGCTTTCTCTGGTGATAGCTTAGTAGTTTATGATTATCGCCTTCTTTATATAACTTGTTTTATTCTTAGTCTTGCTTTCAAAAACAACTATGCCTTTATCGCTTCTTGCCTCTATATCATTTCAGGTTTAGCCGGCTTACCAATATTTGCTTTTGGTGGCGGCATAGAATATATTTTTGAACCAAGCTTTGGTTATATTCTAGGACTTTTAGTTATTAGTTTATTAGCTTTTTATAGCAAAATACACATCCCAGAAATTGGCGTGCGCACATTCAGAGACAAAAGCATACTGCCCTTGATGTCTATTGTCTTTGCACATGCGCTGGGCTTGATTTACCTATTAGGCACTCAGAGATTGGATTTAGACCACTTTGCCAGCATGACTTTATATCAGATATTTTATGACTTGTTTATAGCTCATCTTGTTATAATTATTCTATGA
- the dut gene encoding dUTP diphosphatase — translation MNQTIARPTTNKIGLKILKLDPAVETPFYGSSESAGFDLRAFIPQQQEVTIKANGGRAKIETGLKFVTPIGFEVQIRPRSGLAFKHGISLTNTPGTIDSDYRGEIQILMINHGNEDFVVKHGERIAQAVIAPVWQAEFEEISELPSEENNDRGTGGFGSTGVK, via the coding sequence ATGAACCAAACCATAGCAAGACCTACAACTAACAAAATCGGACTCAAGATCCTCAAGCTAGATCCAGCAGTAGAAACACCATTCTACGGCTCAAGTGAATCAGCGGGTTTTGATCTGCGTGCTTTTATTCCTCAGCAGCAGGAAGTCACTATCAAAGCCAACGGCGGTCGTGCCAAAATAGAAACCGGGCTCAAGTTCGTTACTCCAATTGGTTTTGAAGTGCAAATTAGACCAAGATCTGGACTCGCGTTCAAGCATGGTATCTCTTTAACTAACACGCCGGGTACTATTGATTCGGATTATCGCGGTGAGATTCAAATCCTTATGATCAACCATGGTAACGAAGACTTTGTCGTTAAACACGGCGAGCGTATTGCTCAAGCAGTTATTGCACCTGTGTGGCAAGCGGAGTTTGAAGAAATCTCTGAATTACCAAGTGAAGAGAATAATGATAGAGGTACTGGTGGATTTGGTAGTACTGGGGTTAAGTAA
- the trxA gene encoding thioredoxin: MTAEVTDSNFEAEVLQSDIPVMVDFWAPWCGPCRALAPTVDKIAEEYAGKVKVVKLNTDDNPESAVKFRINSIPNLIFFKGGKPVEQLVGSVDKSKIDDVIAKLN, encoded by the coding sequence ATGACAGCAGAAGTAACAGATAGTAATTTTGAAGCAGAAGTATTGCAATCAGATATCCCAGTAATGGTAGATTTTTGGGCACCATGGTGCGGGCCTTGCAGAGCACTTGCTCCTACTGTCGACAAAATTGCCGAAGAGTATGCTGGTAAAGTCAAAGTAGTTAAATTAAACACTGACGATAACCCGGAATCAGCTGTTAAATTTAGAATCAACTCTATTCCTAACTTGATCTTTTTTAAGGGCGGTAAGCCCGTTGAACAACTTGTTGGTTCAGTGGATAAGTCTAAGATTGATGACGTTATTGCGAAGTTGAATTAA
- a CDS encoding DUF327 family protein, which produces MSLNAISGIGNNSLDAFQRPSAKDAATDLDSKVADSAKLAETITKTVKKPNFLERLKAVTEPKLKSKPELEAMQDRLAGLRAKGVVVLHHPLDSSVKSYVKDLKDFLTDIRDHAYDSQSKDDHFQRIEIVDSKLDALAEELFATEQAELALVDSLGELQGLIIDIYV; this is translated from the coding sequence ATGTCACTTAATGCGATATCCGGAATTGGCAATAATTCCCTTGATGCTTTCCAAAGGCCCAGTGCCAAGGATGCTGCTACTGACCTAGACTCTAAGGTGGCCGATTCAGCTAAATTGGCAGAAACTATCACGAAGACAGTCAAAAAACCTAATTTCTTAGAGAGATTAAAGGCAGTTACCGAGCCCAAACTTAAATCCAAACCTGAGCTTGAAGCAATGCAAGATCGTTTGGCAGGTCTTCGCGCCAAAGGTGTTGTTGTTTTGCATCATCCTCTTGATTCAAGCGTCAAGTCTTACGTTAAAGACTTGAAAGATTTTCTTACAGATATTCGCGATCATGCTTACGATTCTCAAAGTAAGGACGATCATTTTCAGCGTATAGAGATTGTTGATTCCAAGCTTGATGCTTTGGCAGAGGAGTTATTTGCTACTGAGCAAGCTGAGCTTGCGCTTGTTGATTCACTGGGGGAGTTGCAGGGATTGATTATTGACATCTATGTATAG
- a CDS encoding 50S ribosomal protein L25, which translates to MAIELQIKPRENKKAKALRREGQIPATIYGPEIEPINLQLGAKDFSQLPYADYTHLIDLKDGGAGHEVLIKDIQRNFVSRDVQSIQFYKVKRGHKVTTRIAFKFVGVSPAVKLGADFIIGHKEAHVRCLPKNIPYSIDIDISVLKQDGDHITFNDLNLDPAVLELLDPGKEIVCKAQAKRTDHTIEAAPAEVAAPAEVAEAKKADA; encoded by the coding sequence ATGGCAATCGAATTACAAATCAAACCCAGAGAAAACAAGAAAGCTAAGGCTCTTCGCAGAGAGGGGCAAATCCCAGCAACAATTTATGGACCAGAAATTGAGCCAATAAATCTACAACTTGGGGCCAAAGATTTTTCGCAACTACCTTATGCTGATTACACACACCTTATTGATCTTAAAGATGGTGGAGCAGGACATGAAGTACTAATTAAAGACATCCAAAGAAATTTCGTTAGTCGTGATGTTCAAAGTATTCAGTTTTACAAAGTTAAACGTGGACACAAAGTTACAACTAGAATTGCATTTAAGTTTGTTGGTGTTTCACCAGCTGTCAAACTTGGTGCTGACTTCATTATCGGTCACAAAGAAGCTCACGTTCGTTGTCTTCCAAAAAATATTCCTTATTCAATTGATATTGATATTTCTGTTCTTAAACAAGATGGAGATCACATTACCTTTAATGACCTCAACCTTGATCCAGCAGTTTTAGAACTTCTTGATCCTGGTAAAGAGATTGTTTGCAAAGCTCAAGCCAAACGTACAGATCACACTATCGAAGCTGCTCCTGCTGAGGTTGCTGCTCCTGCTGAAGTTGCTGAAGCCAAAAAAGCTGACGCTTAA